In Nocardioides cavernae, a single genomic region encodes these proteins:
- a CDS encoding sugar phosphate isomerase/epimerase family protein, with the protein MPRPVTLFTGQWADLPFEEMCKLASGWGYDGLELACWGDHFDPWAAVEDESYVPAKLEMLKKYDLQVFAISNHLKGQAVCDDPIDARHRDILPDRIWGDGDAEGVRQRAAEEMKMTARAARKLGVDVVVGFTGSSIWKYVAMFPPASQALVDAGYQDFADRWNPILDVFDSEGVRFAHEVHPSEIAYDYWTTVAALEAIGHREAFGLNWDPSHFVWQDLDPVGFLWDFKDRIYHVDCKDAKRQVGNGRNGRMGSHLAWADPRRGWDFVSTGHGDVPWEASFRMLNTIGYDGPISVEWEDAGMDRLVGAPEALEFVRRLAFDAPTAAFDAAFSTSS; encoded by the coding sequence ATGCCACGCCCCGTCACCCTGTTCACCGGCCAGTGGGCCGACCTGCCGTTCGAGGAGATGTGCAAGCTCGCGTCGGGCTGGGGCTACGACGGCCTCGAGCTCGCCTGCTGGGGCGACCACTTCGACCCGTGGGCGGCGGTGGAGGACGAGTCCTACGTCCCGGCCAAGCTCGAGATGCTCAAGAAGTACGACCTCCAGGTGTTCGCCATCAGCAACCACCTGAAGGGCCAGGCGGTCTGCGACGACCCGATCGACGCGCGCCACCGCGACATCCTGCCCGACCGTATCTGGGGCGACGGCGACGCCGAGGGCGTGCGCCAGCGAGCTGCGGAGGAGATGAAGATGACCGCCCGGGCGGCGCGCAAGCTGGGCGTCGACGTCGTGGTCGGCTTCACCGGGTCCTCGATCTGGAAGTACGTCGCCATGTTCCCGCCGGCCTCCCAGGCCCTCGTCGACGCGGGCTACCAGGATTTCGCGGACCGGTGGAACCCGATCCTCGACGTCTTCGACAGCGAGGGCGTCCGCTTCGCCCACGAGGTGCACCCGTCCGAGATCGCCTACGACTACTGGACCACGGTCGCGGCGCTCGAGGCCATCGGCCACCGCGAGGCCTTCGGTCTCAACTGGGACCCCTCGCACTTCGTCTGGCAGGACCTCGACCCGGTCGGCTTCCTGTGGGACTTCAAGGACCGGATCTACCACGTCGACTGCAAGGACGCGAAGCGTCAGGTCGGCAACGGCCGCAACGGCCGCATGGGCTCGCACCTGGCCTGGGCCGACCCCCGCCGCGGCTGGGACTTCGTGTCCACCGGTCACGGCGATGTCCCGTGGGAGGCGTCGTTCCGGATGCTCAACACGATCGGCTACGACGGCCCGATCTCCGTGGAGTGGGAGGACGCCGGGATGGACCGTCTCGTCGGAGCCCCCGAGGCGCTGGAGTTCGTGCGCCGGCTCGCCTTCGACGCGCCGACCGCGGCCTTCGACGCGGCGTTCTCGACCTCGTCCTGA